In Streptococcus uberis, a single window of DNA contains:
- the trmFO gene encoding methylenetetrahydrofolate--tRNA-(uracil(54)-C(5))-methyltransferase (FADH(2)-oxidizing) TrmFO, whose amino-acid sequence MSQSYINVIGAGLAGSEAAYQIAKRGIPVKLYEMRGVKATPQHKTSNFAELVCSNSFRGDSLTNAVGLLKEEMRRLDSIIMRAGEAHRVPAGGAMAVDRVGYAEAVTAELENNPLIEVIRGEITEIPNDAITVIATGPLTSDALAEKIHALNGGEGFYFYDAAAPIIDKSTINMDKVYLKSRYDKGEAAYLNCPMTKEEFLAFHEALTTAEEAPLNSFEKEKYFEGCMPIEVMAKRGIKTMLYGPMKPVGLEYPDDYKGPRDGDYKTPYAVVQLRQDNAAGSLYNMVGFQTHLKWGEQKRVFQMIPGLENAEFVRYGVMHRNSYMDSPNLLKQTFQSRANENLFFAGQMTGVEGYVESAASGLIAGINAARLFKGEEAIIFPETTAIGSLPHYVTHTDSKHFQPMNVNFGIIKELEGKRIRDKKERYEAIAERSLKDLEAFLNS is encoded by the coding sequence TTGTCTCAATCTTATATTAACGTTATCGGCGCGGGTCTTGCCGGCTCAGAGGCCGCATACCAAATCGCTAAAAGAGGTATCCCTGTTAAACTTTATGAAATGCGTGGGGTTAAAGCCACACCGCAACATAAAACAAGCAACTTTGCAGAATTAGTTTGTTCCAACTCTTTCAGAGGGGATAGTTTAACAAACGCCGTAGGTCTCCTAAAAGAAGAAATGCGACGCCTTGATTCCATTATTATGCGTGCCGGGGAAGCGCACCGCGTTCCAGCTGGTGGAGCCATGGCAGTTGACCGAGTAGGTTATGCTGAAGCTGTCACAGCAGAGCTTGAGAATAATCCACTTATCGAAGTTATCAGGGGTGAAATCACAGAAATTCCAAATGATGCCATCACTGTTATAGCAACCGGTCCATTAACATCCGATGCATTGGCTGAAAAAATTCATGCCCTAAATGGCGGAGAAGGATTTTACTTCTATGATGCAGCAGCACCGATTATTGATAAGTCAACCATCAATATGGACAAAGTTTATCTAAAGTCACGCTACGACAAAGGTGAAGCTGCCTATCTCAATTGTCCTATGACAAAAGAGGAATTTTTGGCTTTTCATGAAGCCTTGACAACAGCAGAAGAAGCACCTTTGAACTCTTTTGAAAAAGAAAAGTATTTTGAAGGCTGTATGCCAATCGAAGTTATGGCAAAACGTGGCATTAAAACTATGCTATATGGTCCAATGAAACCCGTTGGTTTAGAATACCCAGATGATTATAAAGGACCACGTGATGGTGACTATAAAACACCATACGCTGTTGTTCAATTACGTCAAGACAATGCGGCAGGAAGCTTATATAATATGGTTGGTTTCCAGACACATTTGAAATGGGGCGAGCAAAAACGTGTTTTCCAAATGATTCCAGGACTTGAAAATGCTGAGTTTGTTCGTTATGGAGTTATGCATCGTAATTCCTATATGGATTCACCAAATTTACTGAAACAAACCTTCCAATCACGCGCAAATGAAAACCTCTTCTTCGCAGGTCAGATGACTGGAGTAGAAGGTTATGTGGAATCAGCAGCTTCTGGACTTATTGCTGGTATTAATGCTGCTAGACTCTTCAAAGGAGAAGAGGCAATTATTTTCCCTGAAACAACAGCAATTGGTAGCTTGCCACACTATGTCACACATACAGACAGTAAACATTTTCAACCAATGAATGTTAATTTTGGTATTATCAAAGAATTAGAAGGCAAACGAATCCGTGATAAGAAAGAGCGTTACGAAGCTATAGCGGAAAGATCGCTCAAAGATTTAGAAGCCTTTCTAAATAGCTAA
- a CDS encoding DUF3307 domain-containing protein — translation MPSIAEYLKSNPLLLLLLICHFLADFHFQSPQMAEKKLSDKRYLLKHILLVGVTLMPLFVLIPNQWLTYLIIWLSHAVIDLSKSKFARLLKLNIKQSFILDQLFHLTIIASLAVINAHNYSKVVYLDNSLLTTALFIILITKPSNILFKILFEKYQPAEGVKLDTISGAGAMIGTLERIVIGICMVMGQYASIGLVFTAKSIARYNKISESPAFAEYYLIGSLFSILSVFLAYCICF, via the coding sequence ATGCCTAGTATCGCAGAATATTTAAAAAGCAATCCCTTATTGTTACTCCTTTTAATATGTCATTTCCTAGCCGATTTTCACTTTCAAAGTCCACAAATGGCGGAAAAAAAGCTAAGTGACAAGCGCTATCTACTTAAGCATATCTTACTTGTTGGTGTGACTTTAATGCCCCTGTTTGTTCTCATACCCAATCAATGGCTAACCTATCTAATCATTTGGTTGAGCCATGCCGTCATTGATTTATCAAAATCTAAATTTGCAAGGCTTTTAAAACTCAATATCAAACAATCGTTTATCCTTGATCAATTGTTTCATCTGACGATTATCGCCAGCCTTGCAGTGATAAATGCTCACAACTATTCAAAAGTAGTTTATTTAGATAACAGCTTACTTACAACAGCACTCTTCATTATTTTAATAACAAAACCAAGTAATATCCTTTTTAAGATTCTCTTTGAAAAATATCAGCCTGCAGAAGGCGTCAAACTAGATACCATTAGTGGCGCAGGAGCTATGATTGGGACATTGGAAAGAATAGTTATTGGTATTTGTATGGTCATGGGGCAATATGCCTCAATCGGCTTAGTTTTCACAGCTAAGTCTATCGCACGCTACAATAAAATTTCTGAAAGCCCTGCTTTTGCTGAATATTATCTAATAGGATCCCTTTTTAGTATTTTAAGTGTTTTTCTAGCTTACTGTATTTGCTTTTAA
- a CDS encoding SatD family protein produces MNYIAVIGDFIDSKQVEQRYQFQEKFKKALEKINQKYQKDIVSKFSITLGDEFQGLLKIEANVFQMIDDISLAMKPHSIRYGIGIGQIITEINPEMSIGADGPAYWQAREAITYIHQKNDYGQTKIAIRTKDLETDVVINALISAGDAIKSNWRASQEEVFETILHLNYYQENFDQKEVSEKLGLTASSLSKRLKSSSVKVYFRTRNAAKELINKLRIEGNQNA; encoded by the coding sequence ATGAATTATATTGCAGTTATTGGTGATTTTATCGATTCAAAACAAGTTGAACAGCGCTATCAATTTCAGGAAAAATTCAAGAAAGCCTTAGAAAAAATCAATCAAAAATATCAAAAAGATATTGTCTCAAAATTTTCAATTACATTAGGAGATGAATTCCAAGGCTTGCTTAAGATAGAAGCAAATGTTTTCCAAATGATTGATGACATTTCTCTTGCTATGAAACCTCATTCCATAAGATATGGTATTGGAATCGGTCAAATTATAACAGAAATCAATCCTGAAATGAGTATTGGAGCAGACGGACCAGCATATTGGCAGGCGAGAGAAGCCATAACCTATATTCATCAAAAAAATGATTATGGGCAAACAAAAATAGCGATAAGAACAAAAGATTTAGAAACAGACGTTGTCATTAATGCCTTGATTTCTGCAGGAGATGCCATTAAAAGTAATTGGCGAGCAAGTCAAGAAGAAGTCTTTGAAACAATTTTACACTTAAACTATTACCAAGAAAATTTTGATCAAAAAGAAGTTTCAGAAAAACTAGGCTTGACGGCAAGTAGCCTATCTAAAAGGCTAAAAAGTAGTAGTGTTAAAGTCTATTTTCGAACCCGAAATGCTGCAAAAGAGTTGATCAATAAACTTAGAATAGAAGGAAATCAAAATGCCTAG
- a CDS encoding LysR family transcriptional regulator: MEIRQLNYFITVAETKNYSHAAKSLFVTQPTLSQSIKKLEQELNTALFIQNGRQLQLTEAGEILYQRGKTLLKDFNLLLEEIHLLNQEKKESIRIGLTSLFAIQFMKQISTFMATHSSVEVSLIQDGSRKLQELLAKGKIDIGLLSFPCLRDDITIEPLQTSTHGYKVSIVMPKTHPLANHKSLRLIDLKDCRFATLNEHFMLGEMLPRRARSLGFEPNIVFKHSDWEVIIHSLESLDAVTILASEFESLSQKNDLIWIPFQDKNDFYPIGIAYRDNYTFSPTIEELLALLKTN, translated from the coding sequence ATGGAAATTAGGCAATTAAATTATTTTATTACAGTAGCAGAAACAAAGAATTATTCTCATGCTGCTAAAAGTCTATTTGTGACACAACCGACTTTGTCACAATCGATAAAAAAACTTGAACAGGAATTAAATACAGCCCTTTTTATTCAAAATGGCCGTCAGTTACAATTAACCGAGGCCGGTGAAATTCTTTATCAACGAGGAAAAACCTTGCTAAAAGATTTTAATCTCTTGCTTGAAGAAATTCATTTATTGAATCAAGAAAAAAAAGAATCTATAAGAATAGGATTAACATCACTATTTGCTATTCAATTTATGAAACAAATTTCAACATTTATGGCAACACATTCAAGTGTTGAAGTTTCCTTAATTCAAGATGGTTCTAGAAAATTACAAGAATTATTAGCAAAGGGAAAAATCGATATCGGTCTCCTATCATTCCCATGTCTAAGAGATGATATTACCATTGAACCATTACAAACATCAACACATGGGTATAAAGTTAGTATTGTTATGCCCAAAACGCACCCATTAGCAAATCATAAATCATTACGGTTAATTGATCTCAAAGATTGTCGCTTTGCTACTTTAAACGAGCATTTTATGTTAGGTGAAATGTTGCCAAGACGAGCTAGATCACTCGGTTTTGAGCCTAATATTGTTTTCAAACACAGTGATTGGGAAGTTATCATTCACAGTCTTGAAAGCCTTGATGCTGTAACGATTTTAGCTAGTGAATTTGAAAGTTTAAGTCAAAAAAACGATCTCATTTGGATACCGTTTCAAGATAAAAATGATTTTTACCCAATAGGCATTGCTTATCGCGACAATTACACTTTTAGTCCAACTATTGAAGAATTGTTAGCACTTTTAAAAACAAATTAA
- the topA gene encoding type I DNA topoisomerase encodes MVTKTKSVAKPAKKKATKKKSTSPQKNLVIVESPAKAKTIEKYLGRNYKVVASVGHIRDLKKSSMSIDFENNYEPEYINIRGKGPLINSLKKEAKNAKKVFLASDPDREGEAISWHLSHILGLESDDKNRVVFNEITKDAVKNAFLEPRVIDMDLVDAQQARRVLDRIVGYSISPILWQKVKKGLSAGRVQSVALKLIIDRENEIKAFVPEEYWTIDGLFKKGRQKFQASFYGLNGKKMKLETNDDVKFVLSHLKSDAFDVTTVEKKERRRNAPMPYTTSSLQQDAANKINFRTRKTMMVAQQLYEGINLGSNGTQGLITYMRTDSTRISPIAQNEAAAFITERFGSNYSKHGNKVKNTNGAQDAHEAIRPSNVHYTPESIAKYLNKDQLKLYTLIWNRFVASQMTAAIFDTVKVTLEQNSVSFIANGSQIKFNGYMAVYNDSDKNKMLPEMTQGEVVTKESTNPEQHFTQPPARYSEATLIKTLEENGVGRPSTYAPTLEVIQRRYYVKLSAKRFEPTELGEIVNKLIVEFFPDIVNVTFTAEMEAKLDQVETGERQWQTVIDTFYKPFAKDLEKAEDEIEKIQIKDEPAGFDCDLCGHPMVIKLGRFGKFYACSNFPDCRNTKAITKEIGVTCPICKKGQVIERKTKKNRVFYGCDRYPECEFTSWDIPVGRECPKSGDYLVEKKIRGGGKQVVCSSESCDYKEEKIK; translated from the coding sequence TTGGTAACTAAAACGAAAAGCGTAGCAAAACCTGCAAAGAAAAAAGCTACAAAAAAGAAATCCACGAGTCCTCAAAAAAATCTGGTCATTGTGGAATCACCTGCTAAAGCTAAAACAATTGAGAAATATTTAGGCCGAAATTATAAAGTTGTTGCATCAGTGGGTCATATTCGTGATTTAAAAAAATCATCTATGTCTATTGATTTTGAAAACAATTATGAACCGGAATATATTAATATCAGGGGAAAAGGTCCTTTAATAAATTCTCTCAAAAAGGAAGCTAAAAACGCCAAAAAAGTTTTCTTAGCAAGTGACCCGGATAGAGAAGGAGAAGCTATTTCATGGCATCTTTCCCATATTTTAGGTCTTGAAAGTGATGACAAAAACCGTGTCGTTTTTAACGAAATTACCAAAGATGCTGTTAAAAATGCTTTCTTAGAACCAAGAGTCATTGACATGGATTTAGTTGATGCTCAGCAAGCAAGACGCGTCTTAGATCGTATTGTAGGTTATTCTATTTCACCTATTTTATGGCAAAAAGTCAAAAAAGGACTTTCAGCAGGACGTGTTCAGTCTGTTGCTTTGAAACTTATTATTGATCGTGAAAATGAAATCAAGGCCTTTGTACCTGAAGAATATTGGACTATAGATGGTTTATTCAAAAAGGGGAGACAAAAATTCCAAGCAAGTTTTTACGGACTGAATGGAAAGAAAATGAAGTTAGAAACAAATGATGATGTCAAGTTTGTTTTGTCTCACCTTAAAAGTGATGCTTTCGACGTTACAACTGTTGAAAAGAAAGAACGCCGTCGAAATGCACCAATGCCTTATACCACTTCATCATTACAGCAAGATGCTGCCAATAAGATAAACTTTCGAACGCGTAAAACTATGATGGTTGCACAACAACTTTATGAAGGGATTAATCTTGGTAGTAACGGTACTCAAGGTCTCATTACGTACATGCGTACTGATTCAACAAGAATTAGTCCTATTGCACAAAATGAAGCAGCAGCCTTCATTACCGAGAGATTTGGTAGTAATTATTCAAAACACGGTAACAAGGTAAAAAATACTAATGGCGCTCAAGATGCCCATGAAGCCATTCGACCTTCCAATGTCCACTATACACCTGAATCAATTGCAAAATACTTAAATAAAGATCAGTTAAAATTATATACGCTTATCTGGAATCGTTTCGTAGCAAGTCAGATGACTGCAGCAATTTTTGATACCGTCAAAGTGACGCTTGAACAAAATAGCGTTTCATTTATTGCCAATGGTAGTCAAATTAAATTTAATGGTTATATGGCAGTTTATAATGATTCTGATAAAAATAAAATGCTGCCAGAAATGACACAAGGAGAAGTCGTTACAAAAGAGTCTACAAATCCTGAGCAACATTTCACACAACCACCTGCCCGTTATTCTGAAGCAACCCTCATTAAAACACTAGAAGAGAATGGGGTTGGGAGACCATCTACTTATGCTCCAACCTTAGAAGTCATTCAAAGACGCTATTACGTGAAACTTTCAGCAAAACGTTTTGAACCAACAGAACTTGGTGAAATCGTCAATAAATTAATCGTTGAATTTTTCCCAGATATCGTCAATGTTACATTTACAGCCGAAATGGAAGCAAAACTTGATCAGGTTGAAACTGGTGAAAGACAGTGGCAAACGGTCATCGATACTTTCTACAAACCTTTTGCAAAAGATTTAGAAAAAGCTGAAGATGAAATCGAAAAAATTCAAATTAAAGATGAACCAGCAGGTTTTGATTGTGATCTTTGTGGTCACCCTATGGTTATTAAATTAGGTCGATTTGGAAAGTTTTATGCTTGTAGCAACTTCCCAGATTGTCGTAACACAAAAGCAATAACTAAAGAAATCGGTGTGACCTGTCCTATCTGTAAAAAAGGACAAGTTATAGAACGTAAAACCAAGAAAAATCGTGTTTTTTATGGCTGTGACCGCTATCCAGAATGTGAATTCACCTCATGGGATATTCCTGTAGGAAGAGAGTGTCCTAAATCAGGTGATTATCTCGTTGAAAAGAAAATTCGAGGTGGTGGCAAACAAGTCGTTTGTAGCAGTGAGTCATGCGACTACAAAGAAGAAAAAATCAAATAA
- the dprA gene encoding DNA-processing protein DprA, with amino-acid sequence MNNFDIFKLKCAGLKNHHILNIIAYMKHSTQSLSLSLRNMAVVSKCSDPITFIENYKALKSKELRKIFMEYPSISILDKEYPALLKEIHNPPVLFFYQGNIKLLDSPKLAIVGSRKASETGIKSVQKIVEELNNKYVIVSGLARGIDTAAHLSSLRNGGQTIAIIGSGFNNIYPKENRRLQDYIGQHHLLISEYAPNDKPYSFHFPERNRIIAGLVKAVLVVEAKKRSGSLITCQHALDEGRDVYAIPGNIIDGFSDGCNLLIQEGAKCVTNGFQISSELF; translated from the coding sequence ATGAATAATTTTGACATTTTTAAACTTAAGTGTGCCGGACTAAAAAATCATCACATTCTGAATATCATCGCCTACATGAAACACTCTACACAATCACTTTCTTTATCTTTACGAAATATGGCTGTTGTATCCAAATGTAGTGATCCCATTACATTCATAGAGAACTATAAAGCATTAAAAAGTAAGGAACTTAGAAAAATTTTCATGGAATATCCTTCCATTTCTATTCTAGATAAGGAATACCCAGCTCTATTAAAAGAAATTCATAATCCACCAGTTTTATTCTTCTACCAAGGAAATATCAAACTACTAGATTCACCTAAACTAGCTATTGTTGGGTCTAGAAAGGCTTCCGAAACAGGAATAAAAAGTGTCCAAAAAATTGTTGAAGAATTAAATAATAAATATGTTATTGTCAGTGGACTTGCTAGAGGCATCGACACAGCCGCTCACCTCAGTAGTTTAAGAAATGGTGGTCAAACAATTGCAATTATTGGCTCTGGTTTTAATAACATATATCCTAAAGAAAATCGCCGCTTACAAGATTATATTGGTCAACATCATCTCCTTATATCAGAATATGCCCCTAATGATAAGCCATATTCCTTTCACTTTCCTGAACGAAATCGTATTATTGCAGGTCTCGTAAAAGCAGTATTAGTAGTTGAAGCAAAAAAACGCTCTGGAAGTTTGATAACCTGTCAACATGCATTGGATGAAGGACGTGACGTTTATGCTATTCCAGGAAATATTATCGATGGATTTTCTGATGGTTGTAATTTATTGATTCAAGAAGGCGCAAAGTGCGTGACCAATGGCTTTCAAATCAGTTCTGAACTTTTTTGA
- a CDS encoding sugar O-acetyltransferase, whose translation MTELEKMLAGELYNASDSTLKQMRQEARQQIALFNSEGNGHKRSQILKNWLGSTGESIYMEPYFVCDYGSNIYVGENFYANYNTTLLDVCEIRIGNNAMFGPNCQLLTPLHPLNADERISGLEYGAPITIGDNVWLGGGVTILPGVSLGDNVVVGAGSVVTKSFGDNLVLAGNPAKIIKHL comes from the coding sequence TTGACTGAGTTAGAAAAAATGCTTGCCGGAGAGCTTTACAATGCAAGCGATTCGACATTAAAACAAATGAGACAGGAAGCACGTCAACAGATTGCTCTTTTTAATTCTGAAGGAAACGGTCATAAAAGAAGTCAGATCCTAAAAAATTGGCTTGGAAGCACTGGTGAATCTATCTATATGGAACCTTATTTCGTTTGTGACTATGGAAGTAACATTTATGTAGGAGAGAATTTTTATGCCAACTATAATACAACCCTCTTAGATGTCTGCGAAATCCGAATTGGTAATAATGCTATGTTTGGTCCTAATTGCCAATTACTGACACCTTTACATCCTTTAAATGCTGATGAGCGTATATCAGGCCTTGAATATGGGGCTCCAATAACAATTGGAGATAATGTTTGGTTAGGAGGCGGCGTAACCATTCTACCTGGTGTTTCTTTAGGAGATAATGTTGTTGTGGGTGCTGGGAGCGTCGTTACTAAATCATTTGGAGATAATCTTGTATTGGCAGGTAACCCTGCCAAAATCATTAAACACCTCTAA
- a CDS encoding ribonuclease HII — translation MTKTIKEINRLLEAISELSDPYFIELESDDRVGVKKAVNKRRKAIQAMIDEELRLDKMLSYEKVLYQEGFSLIAGIDEVGRGPLAGPVVAACVILPIDCKIKGLNDSKKIPKSKHLSIFQAIQERALGIGIGIVDNHVIDDINIYQATKVAMIEAIKNIKGDVTEPDYLLIDAMTLETPIPQQSIIKGDANSMSIAAASIVAKVTRDRLMMDYEKAFPGYNFAKNAGYGTTSHLNGLKQFGVTPIHRTSYEPIKSML, via the coding sequence ATGACAAAAACCATTAAAGAAATCAATAGGCTTTTAGAGGCTATTTCTGAGCTCTCTGACCCCTATTTTATTGAATTAGAATCAGATGATAGGGTAGGGGTTAAAAAAGCTGTAAACAAGCGAAGAAAAGCCATACAAGCAATGATTGATGAAGAACTTAGACTGGATAAGATGCTCAGCTATGAAAAAGTGCTTTATCAAGAAGGGTTTTCATTAATTGCTGGTATTGACGAAGTTGGCAGAGGACCTTTAGCTGGTCCAGTTGTGGCTGCTTGTGTGATTCTTCCTATAGATTGTAAAATTAAGGGCCTAAATGATTCCAAAAAGATTCCTAAATCCAAACATCTTTCTATCTTTCAAGCGATTCAAGAAAGAGCCTTAGGTATTGGTATTGGTATCGTTGATAATCATGTCATTGATGACATCAATATCTATCAAGCTACAAAAGTTGCCATGATTGAAGCGATTAAAAATATTAAAGGGGATGTGACAGAACCAGACTATTTGTTAATTGACGCTATGACTTTGGAGACTCCGATTCCCCAACAATCTATCATAAAAGGGGATGCCAATTCTATGTCAATTGCAGCAGCGTCCATCGTTGCCAAAGTTACGAGAGATCGTTTAATGATGGATTATGAAAAAGCTTTTCCAGGCTACAATTTTGCAAAAAACGCTGGTTACGGTACTACGTCACATCTAAATGGACTCAAACAATTTGGAGTGACACCTATTCATCGAACAAGCTATGAACCTATTAAATCAATGTTATGA
- the ylqF gene encoding ribosome biogenesis GTPase YlqF, which produces MPIIQWFPGHMSKARRQVQENLKHVDFVTILVDARLPLSSQNPMLTKIVGEKPKLMILNKADLADQSLTKEWCRYYEEQGIKTLAINSKEQATVKKVTEAAKKLMAEKLQKLQERGIQKQSLRTMIIGIPNAGKSTLMNRLAGKKIAVVGNKPGVTKGQQWLKSNKDLEILDTPGILWPKFEDEEVGLKLALTGAIKDQLLPLDEVTIFGLNYFKHHYPSRLEERFKGINLDLETPEIIMEMTKNLGFKDDYDRFYNLFIKEIRDGKLGVFTLDQVGDIDDKNH; this is translated from the coding sequence ATGCCAATAATACAATGGTTCCCTGGACATATGTCCAAGGCGAGAAGACAAGTACAAGAAAATTTAAAACACGTTGATTTTGTGACAATTTTGGTCGATGCTCGTTTACCACTCTCCAGTCAAAATCCTATGTTAACGAAAATAGTCGGTGAAAAACCCAAATTAATGATTTTGAATAAGGCTGATTTAGCAGACCAAAGTTTAACAAAAGAATGGTGCCGCTATTACGAAGAACAAGGGATAAAAACATTGGCCATTAATTCGAAAGAACAAGCTACAGTCAAAAAAGTTACTGAGGCAGCCAAAAAATTAATGGCAGAAAAACTTCAAAAATTGCAGGAAAGAGGCATCCAAAAACAAAGTTTACGTACTATGATTATTGGAATTCCAAACGCAGGTAAGTCAACTTTAATGAATCGCTTAGCTGGAAAAAAAATTGCTGTCGTTGGAAACAAACCTGGTGTCACCAAAGGACAACAATGGCTTAAAAGCAATAAAGACTTAGAAATATTGGACACACCAGGAATTCTCTGGCCAAAATTTGAAGACGAAGAAGTCGGTTTAAAATTAGCTCTAACAGGTGCTATAAAAGACCAACTTTTACCATTAGATGAAGTAACCATTTTTGGTTTGAATTATTTCAAACACCATTATCCCAGTAGATTGGAAGAGCGATTTAAAGGTATTAATTTAGATTTAGAAACTCCTGAAATAATCATGGAAATGACAAAGAATTTAGGCTTCAAGGATGATTATGATCGTTTCTATAACCTTTTTATCAAAGAAATCAGAGATGGAAAACTTGGCGTTTTTACCCTCGATCAAGTAGGTGATATTGATGACAAAAACCATTAA
- a CDS encoding DUF1836 domain-containing protein translates to MYLLPKWDELPNLDLYLDQVILYVNQTTYEKSAFTIKELTSSMINNYVKHGYLGKPIKKKYRRHQIARLIALTVLKKAFPIQEISYVLQKLQNDMTSEDLYNCFVDYWNTGNEIETPEIIIAACQTIKSYDKTMLLMSFIEKNEE, encoded by the coding sequence ATGTATTTATTACCAAAATGGGACGAACTTCCAAATCTTGACCTGTATTTGGATCAAGTTATTTTATATGTCAATCAAACAACTTATGAAAAGAGTGCTTTTACTATTAAAGAACTAACATCTTCTATGATTAACAATTACGTTAAACATGGTTATCTCGGAAAGCCAATTAAGAAAAAGTATCGTAGGCATCAAATTGCAAGACTCATTGCACTGACCGTTTTGAAAAAAGCTTTTCCAATTCAAGAAATCAGTTATGTTTTGCAAAAATTACAAAATGATATGACATCGGAAGATTTATATAATTGTTTTGTTGACTATTGGAATACTGGAAATGAGATAGAAACACCAGAAATCATTATTGCAGCTTGTCAAACAATAAAATCCTATGACAAAACCATGCTATTAATGTCATTTATTGAGAAGAATGAGGAATAA